A single region of the Drosophila takahashii strain IR98-3 E-12201 chromosome 2R, DtakHiC1v2, whole genome shotgun sequence genome encodes:
- the LOC138912165 gene encoding uncharacterized protein, protein MDGKFHITLVAAKTRVAPIKPVSIPRLELNAALLLSRLLTIVKSSLTIPVNTTSCWTDSEIVLHWLSAPPRNWNTYDCNRTAEILNDYPRSCWSHVRSEDNPADCASRGLHPSKLLKHDLWWKGPSWLAQPQYEWPLCTTKFRADTNLEVRAEERPAKPTILHSFHDESIDELLINKISSWTRLIRAARDQLIRQIQRNDFQREYTQLENGRQLHAKSPLIRFSPFLDHEKLLKVGGRIERSTLNYNAKHPLLIPKSSPIAELLVRHSHVTNLHPGVDATFTNLRQQYWILDHGRSTYASSSGQPLLSTYRLGLCRPNINQGIYWTYTKDRKGMVRYIRMSNNKAIHVEAVTDLTTNAFIAAFQRFIARRSKPTEFYSDNGTTFHGSKRVLEEMGLLAMKLSKDEYLSNHFANEGILYHFIPPSAPHFGGIWESGVRSIKLHMKRIMGLTALTFDELSTVLIQIKALLNSVLFAHPGILPSIRSHQPIS, encoded by the exons ATGGATGGCAAGTTTCACATCACTCTGGTAGCGGCAAAAACCCGTGTAGCACCCATTAAACCAGTATCAATTCCACGTCTGGAATTGAACGCCGCACTACTTCTGTCGCGGTTGCTTACTATTGTCAAATCATCGCTAACCATTCCTGTTAACACCACGAGCTGTTGGACAGATTCGGAGATTGTGCTCCACTGGCTATCCGCACCACCACGGAATTGGAACACATACGACTGCAACAGAACGGCGGAGATTCTGAACGACTACCCACGTAGCTGCTGGAGCCACGTACGCTCCGAGGACAATCCTGCCGACTGCGCATCTCGGGGACTTCACCCATCAAAGCTTCTAAAACACGACCTCTGGTGGAAGGGTCCATCCTGGTTGGCCCAGCCACAATACGAATGGCCGCTATGTACAACCAAGTTCCGAGCTGACACAAATTTGGAGGTCAGGGCCGAGGAACGTCCAGCCAAGCCCACAATTCTACATAGCTTTCATGACGAAAGTATCGACGAGTTGCTCATCAACAAGATCTCATCCTGGACTCGTCTCATACGG GCAGCACGGGACCAACTCATTCGCCAAATCCAGCGAAATGATTTTCAAAGGGAATATACACAGCTAGAAAACGGACGCCAGCTCCATGCAAAATCTCCGCTAATCCGGTTTTCTCCATTTCTCGACCATGAGAAACTACTCAAAGTTGGTGGACGAATCGAGAGATCGACTCTCAACTACAACGCTAAGCACCCGTTGCTCATTCCAAAGAGTTCTCCAATCGCAGAGTTACTTGTACGACATTCTCACGTGACGAACCTACACCCAGGGGTGGATGCAACGTTCACAAATCTTCGTCAACAGTACTGGATCTTAG ATCATGGGAGATCTACCTATGCCTCGAGTTCAGGCCAGCCGCTGCTTTCAACATACCGGCTTGGATTATGCCGGCCCAATATCAATCAAGGAATCTACTGGACGTACACCAAGGATCGGAAAGGCATGGTTCGCTATATTCGTATGTCTAACAACAAGGCGATCCACGTCGAAGCAGTCACCGATCTAACAACCAATGCGTTCATCGCAGCGTTTCAACGATTCATTGCTCGCCGCTCTAAGCCGACTGAATTCTACTCAGACAACGGAACAACATTTCATGGCAGCAAACGAGTACTCGAGGAGATGGGGCTACTCGCCATGAAGCTCAGCAAGGATGAATATCTATCCAATCATTTCGCCAACGAAGGAATCTTGTATCACTTCATACCGCCTTCTGCACCACATTTCGGCGGAATATGGGAGTCTGGAGTTCGGTCCATCAAGCTACATATGAAACGGATAATGGGATTGACAGCGCTAACCTTCGATGAACTTTCTACAGTGTTGATTCAGATTAAAGCCTTACTTAACTCCGTCCTCTTTGCTCATCCGGGGATACTACCCTCGATCCGCTCACACCAGCCTATTTCCTGA
- the LOC138912166 gene encoding uncharacterized protein: MSGTGTYQEPPSVNNSNLPSTSRAGALTSINQLRHQDDPPSGNVPSVENNYTHHTLENIPVADTGSTITLASESFVQRIGVHRTHARISILGLAANNAGLTRGRALFKLRSRHSDHHIEMVSFILPSLTSSLPAQAIDTSSTTWKKISALPLADPTFCTPGSIDVILDLINSGVYIPEKENILARTMPAMTTSLRPDPTESQFARTYKRSKDGVYIVEYPFKGGAPPIESTLPQATNRLVSLERKFRRHPELKQQYEDFLDDYLQRGHMEQLTSVQAGESLDTSVYLPHHAVIKMDSLTTKCRVVFDGSGKDSSGISLNDRLHVGPPIQRDLLGVCLRFRQHRYVLCAVYRKNV; encoded by the exons ATGTCTGGCACTGGAACCTACCAGGAGCCACCTAGCGTAAACAACAGCAATTTGCCATCAACATCCCGAGCTGGAGCCTTAACCTCAATCAATCAACTTCGCCATCAAGACGATCCACCGTCGGGAAACGTTCCTTCTGTAGAGAACAATTACACTCATCATACCCTGGAAAATATTCCGGTTGCAG ACACGGGATCCACAATAACTTTGGCATCGGAATCATTTGTCCAGCGGATTGGCGTGCATCGAACGCATGCACGGATTTCAATTCTTGGTCTGGCTGCCAACAACGCTGGCCTCACACGCGGACGCGCACTCTTTAAGCTGCGCTCTCGTCATTCGGATCACCACATCGAAATGGTCTCCTTCATACTGCCCTCGCTAACGTCATCGCTTCCAGCGCAAGCTATTGACACTTCGTCTACAACCTGGAAGAAAATCTCAGCGCTTCCCTTAGCAGACCCTACGTTCTGCACTCCGGGATCTATAGATGTCATCTTGGATCTGATCAACTCTGGGGTCTATATACCggagaaagaaaatattttg GCTCGTACAATGCCTGCGATGACCACATCACTCCGGCC TGATCCCACAGAGAGTCAATTTGCCCGCACTTACAAGCGCTCCAAGGACGGTGTTTATATTGTCGAATACCCCTTCAAAGGCGGAGCACCTCCTATCGAATCAACTTTACCACAAGCCACCAACCGCCTCGTATCACTAGAGCGGAAGTTTCGTCGACACCCGGAACTTAAACAGCAATATGAGGATTTTTTGGATGACTACCTGCAGCGTGGACATATGGAACAGCTGACCTCAGTCCAAGCTGGGGAAAGCCTGGACACTAGCGTTTATTTACCACATCACGCCGTCATCAAGATGGACAGCCTGACTACCAAGTGTCGGGTCGTCTTCGACGGATCTGGAAAGGACAGTTCTGGGATCTCGCTCAACGATCGACTTCATGTTGGGCCACCGATCCAACGGGACTTGCTCGGAGTCTGCCTACGTTTCCGACAGCACCGATATGTTCTATGTGCTGTCtatagaaaaaatgtttag